The genomic interval CCTGCTTGCGCTTGATCACCTTGAGATGGTGGTGCGCGCAGGATGCCACCTGCGGCAGATGCGTGACGGCAAGCACCTGCCGGTCGCTGCCCAGCTGCTGCATGAGGCGGCCCACCGTTTCGGCCACCGCACCGCCCACGCCGGAGTCCACCTCGTCGAAGATGAGCGTGGGCGCGGCACCTAGCTGGCTGGTCGTGACCGAGATCGCCAGCGAGATGCGGGAGAGCTCGCCGCCCGACGCCACCTTGCCGATGGGGCGTGGCGACATGCCGGGGTGCCCCGCCACCAGGAACTCGACATCGTCGATCCCATGCGCAGCGGGCTCGGCCAGCTTGGCCACGGAGACCTCGAACTTGCCCCCCTCCATGCCCAGGCCCTGCATGGCATGCGTGATGGCGGCCGAGAGGCGGGGCGCCGCCTTGGCCCGCGCCTGCGACAGGGTGCGGGCCGCAGCGTGATAGGCCTTGGCGCTGGCAGCTTCGGCAGCCTCCAGTTGTGCCAGATCGGTCGCGGCGTCCAGGCGGCGCATCTCGTCTTTCCAGCCCTGGAGCAGGGCGGGCAGCTCCGCAGGCGTGCGGCGGTACCGGCGCGCCAGGGTCATCCAGGAGGAGATGCGGGCGTCAAGTTCCGCCAGGCGCTGGGGGTCCATGTCGGCATGGCGCAGATACAGCTGCAGCGAGTGTGCCACGTCACCGGCCTGCGCGAGGCAGGACGAGAGGATGTCGGCCAGGCTGGCGAATTCGGGCTCGATATCTTCCTGCCCGTGCAGCAGGGAATGTGCGCGGGTGAGGGCTGCCAGCGCGCCAGCGTCGTCGTCCTGCAGCACCTGGAGCGCGGCCTGCGCACCCTCCATCAGCGCCTGCGCATGCGACAGGCGCTTGTGCTGCGCTTCCAGCTCTTCCCATTCGTCTGCGGCAGGCGCGAGCTTGTCCAGCTCGCCGATCTGCCACTGCAGCCGCTCGCGTTCCTGCTGCAGTGTGGCCTGGTCCTGCCGCGCCTGCTGCAGCGTTTTCTGGTCGGCACGCCATCGGCTCCAGTGCATCGTCACGTCAGCCTGGCTCAGGCCAGCATAGGCGTCGAGCAGTTCGCGCACCGAATCGGGGCGGGTCAGGCTTTGCCAGGCATGCTGGCCGTGGATGTCAAGCAGCATGTCGCCCAGCGCCCGCAGCTGTGTGGCGGTTGCCGGCGTTCCGTTCACCCATGCCCGGCTCTTGCCCTGCGCGTCGATCGTGCGGCGCAACAGCAGGGTGTCGCCCGCCTCGAAGCCTGCTTCGTCGAGCCACGGTTGCGCTGCGGCCGGGCAGTCAAACTCGGCACTGATGTCGGCACGGGATGCGCCTTCGCGCACCACGCCCGCATCTGCGCGCGCCCCGAGCGCCAGTTGGACAGCGTCGATCAGGATCGACTTCCCCGCACCAGTTTCACCCGTCAGCACCGTGAAGCCTGTTTGCAACTCCAGATCCAGGGCCTGGACAATGACGAAGTCCTGCAGGGTGATCCGCCGCAGCGCCATGGTCAGGATCCCCCTTCATTCCAGCGCAATTTTTTGCGCAGGGTGGCAAAGTAGTTCCAGCCTTGAGGATGGAGAAACCGCACGCAGTGCTCTGACCTTTTCACCAGAATGCGGTCACCATGCAGCAGTGAGGCCAGTGACTGCATGTCAAAATTGGCACTGACATCCCGACCACTCACAACCTCAACCGCCACCTCGGTGGCATCTGACAGAACAATCGGTCGGTTGGAGAGCGTATGGGGTGCGATGGGCACGAGCACCCATCCGGGAATGGAGGGGTGAAGCATGGGACCACCGGCTGACAGCGAATACGCCGTTGACCCTGTGGGTGAGGCGATGATGAGTCCGTCTGCGCGTTGGTTCGCCACAAATCGGCCGCCGACCTCGACCCGCAATTCCACCATGCCTGAAGTCGCGCCTCGGTTCACAACGACATCGTTCATCGCGAGGGCTTCGAAGACGACGCGCTCGTCGCGCACGACCGTAGCGTGCATCAGCGGTCGCAAGTCTTCCTCGTATTCACCCTGAAGCATGGGGGGCAGAGTGGCCTGATAGGTATCGAAAGGAATGTCGGTGATAAAGCCAAGCCGTCCCTGGTTAATGCCGATCAGGGGCGTCCCAAACCGGGCGAGCCGCCGACCTATGCCCAGCATGGTGCCGTCACCCCCGACCACCAGGCCCAAATCGCACCGACTGCCTATCTCGTCTACATTCAGGACTGGATAGTGTGTGAGCCCGGTGTTGCTTGCGGTCTCAGCTTCCAGCATCACTTCGCAACCCTGGCGCTCTAGAAAATGGGCGATGTCTTCCAGGGCCAGGCGGGAGCTTTCACCGATGGAGCCCGCCGAAGAAGCTTGGTACTTGCCTATGAGTGCGACATGGCGGAAATTGGACGTCATCACGAAATTACATCATTAAAATCATCCCATGCTCGATGACCGTGCCAAGTTGTTGCTCAAAGCGCTGGTCGAGCGCTATATCGCCGATGGGCAGCCTGTCGGATCCCGCACCTTGTCGCGCGCGTCCGGGCTGGATTTGTCTCCAGCCACCATCCGAAACGTCATGGCGGATCTGGAGGAGCTGGGGCTGATCGCCAGCCCCCACACGTCAGCTGGTCGCATACCCACGGCACGAGGCTATAGGCTGTTTGTGGACACCATGCTGACAGTGCAGCGGGACCCCCTGACCCCTCCCCAGCTAGCGCCCGAACAGCCGCAGAAGGTGATCGCCAACGCTGCCCAGTTGCTCTCCAGTCTTTCGCAGTTCGTGGGTGTCGTGATGGCGCCTCGCAGAACGTCGGTGTTCCGCCACATTGAGTTCTTGAGGCTGTCCGAGCGGCGGTTTTTGGTCATCATCGTTTCGCCTGAGGGAGACGTTCAGAATCGCGTGATCTTCACGGATGTGGACTACTCCCAGTCGCAACTCATCGAGGCTTCCAACTTTCTGAACGCGCATTACGCCGGGCTTGCAATGGAGCAGGTACGTGAGCGACTGAAATCTGAGGTGGATGTGCTGCGCGGCGAGATCGCTTCGCTCATGCAAGCTGCGGTGAATGTGGGGTCCGAGGCCCTGTCCCAGGCACAAGACGAGGTCGTGATTTCTGGCGAGAGAAACCTGTTGGCGGTAAGCGATTTCTCCAGCGACATGGGCAACCTGCGGCGTGCATTCGATCTGTTCGAGCAGAAAACCCAGATTCTGCGGTTGCTGGACATCTCCAGCCAGGCTGAAGGGGTGCGCATCTACATTGGCGGTGAAAGCCATGTGGTGCCGTTCGAGGAACTGTCTGTTGTCAGTGCGCCCTACGAGGTGGATGGCAAAGTGGTCGGGACGTTGGGCGTGATCGGCCCCACGCGCATGCCATACGACCGCATGATCCAGATCGTGGACATCACATCAAAGCTGGTGTCCAACGCCCTCAGCTACCGCAAGTAAAGCCCCTACAATACGGCGCTTGCCCCGTTGTATAGCGCTGGAGCATGGCTTGGGGCGTTAGCTCAGTTGGTTAGAGCAGAGGACTCATAATCCTTTGGTCGTTGGTTCAAGTCCAACACGCCCTACCACCCATTCATCCGAATGGGCGATCAACAGGATCGCAGCCAGCTTTCTTTTTTGCGATGAGCGTCTTTCTTTTTTGGAGTCGCTCCAGTGCATTACAATCTAAGGCTGCATTGATTTGTATTTGTGCTGGCCAGGCCAACGCGGCAGGTGTCAGTTAAAAATTGATTTCAAGGGTCGCCAAGAAATCATGCTATAATTCAAAGCTTAGCGGCTGTAGCTCAGCTGGATAGAGTACTTGGCTACGAACCAAGGGGTCGTGGGTTCGATTCCTGCCAGCCGCACCAATGTTTAAAGCCT from Acidovorax sp. FHTAMBA carries:
- the recN gene encoding DNA repair protein RecN — its product is MALRRITLQDFVIVQALDLELQTGFTVLTGETGAGKSILIDAVQLALGARADAGVVREGASRADISAEFDCPAAAQPWLDEAGFEAGDTLLLRRTIDAQGKSRAWVNGTPATATQLRALGDMLLDIHGQHAWQSLTRPDSVRELLDAYAGLSQADVTMHWSRWRADQKTLQQARQDQATLQQERERLQWQIGELDKLAPAADEWEELEAQHKRLSHAQALMEGAQAALQVLQDDDAGALAALTRAHSLLHGQEDIEPEFASLADILSSCLAQAGDVAHSLQLYLRHADMDPQRLAELDARISSWMTLARRYRRTPAELPALLQGWKDEMRRLDAATDLAQLEAAEAASAKAYHAAARTLSQARAKAAPRLSAAITHAMQGLGMEGGKFEVSVAKLAEPAAHGIDDVEFLVAGHPGMSPRPIGKVASGGELSRISLAISVTTSQLGAAPTLIFDEVDSGVGGAVAETVGRLMQQLGSDRQVLAVTHLPQVASCAHHHLKVIKRKQAEGTTSSVQPIQGEVRVAEIARMLGGEKSTETTLAHAREMLELADAAVERAR
- a CDS encoding NAD kinase, with translation MTSNFRHVALIGKYQASSAGSIGESSRLALEDIAHFLERQGCEVMLEAETASNTGLTHYPVLNVDEIGSRCDLGLVVGGDGTMLGIGRRLARFGTPLIGINQGRLGFITDIPFDTYQATLPPMLQGEYEEDLRPLMHATVVRDERVVFEALAMNDVVVNRGATSGMVELRVEVGGRFVANQRADGLIIASPTGSTAYSLSAGGPMLHPSIPGWVLVPIAPHTLSNRPIVLSDATEVAVEVVSGRDVSANFDMQSLASLLHGDRILVKRSEHCVRFLHPQGWNYFATLRKKLRWNEGGS
- the hrcA gene encoding heat-inducible transcriptional repressor HrcA → MLDDRAKLLLKALVERYIADGQPVGSRTLSRASGLDLSPATIRNVMADLEELGLIASPHTSAGRIPTARGYRLFVDTMLTVQRDPLTPPQLAPEQPQKVIANAAQLLSSLSQFVGVVMAPRRTSVFRHIEFLRLSERRFLVIIVSPEGDVQNRVIFTDVDYSQSQLIEASNFLNAHYAGLAMEQVRERLKSEVDVLRGEIASLMQAAVNVGSEALSQAQDEVVISGERNLLAVSDFSSDMGNLRRAFDLFEQKTQILRLLDISSQAEGVRIYIGGESHVVPFEELSVVSAPYEVDGKVVGTLGVIGPTRMPYDRMIQIVDITSKLVSNALSYRK